The genomic region actcaTCTGGTAGCTGCAAAAACTAAAGTTGCCCCGATCAAGCAAATCTCCTTACCTCGACTGGAACTCTGCGGTGCGATGTTGGTAACTAAATTATTAGTTGAAGTAGCTGAAGTTTTGAACATACCAATTTCACAGTTGCATGCTTGGACAGATTCCACCATCGTCCTGGCGTGGCTTAGTGACCATCCCAGTCGGTGGAAAACATTCATAGCCAACCGGACTTCTGAAATTCTAAATCATTTAGAACCTTGTAAGTGGTCGTATATACAGTCCAAAGAAAATCCCGCTGACTGCGCGTCACGTGGAATACTACCTTCTGAGctagttgataataatttgtgGAAGTACGGTCCGGATTGGTTAAGTAAGATTGATATTCAGTATGGTAAACCGCTTTCCATATGCACTAAAACTGACCTGGAAGAAAGAAAGGTTAAAGTACATGCTGCAACTAAGGAGAACTGTGaagatatagatatatttttaaaattttcatcttTTACGAAGCTGGTGAGAGTAGTCGCCTACTGCAGAAGATTCCTGAAATTGAAGGATCCCGTTGAAACTCGTACGAAATTTCTACCTTACCTTTCAGCTGAAGAGCTCCGAGATGCCACCATGTGTTGTATCCGTCAGCATCAGCTTACCTGGTACCCTGAAGAAATGAAGAATCTGAAACAGAAAAACATCATTAAAAAGAGTAAAATTGACAATTTAAATCCATTAATAGATGAATTAGGAATTATGAGGGTCGGAGGAAGGATAGAAAATTCTTACCTGAAGGATAGCAGCAAACATCCGATGATTATAAACGGTGACTCCTGCTTGGCGAAGTTGATTATAGCCGATGCTCACGCCAACACCATGCACGGAGGTCTCCAGCTGACTATCAACTACGTACGTTCAACGTATTGGATCACCAAATTGAAAAATCTTGTACGATTTCACATACACAAATGCGTTAGATGCATAAGAAACGCGGCGAAGTTTAAAACTCAATTGATGGGCCAGCTGCCTGCCTGCCGAGTTACACCTCAAAAACCGTTTTTATACTCCGGTGTTGATTACGCTGGTCCCATTAATATTCGCGTTTCGAAGGGTCGTGGCCATAAATCCTATAAAGGATATATTTGTCTCTTTGTTTGCATGGCCACAAGAGCCGTTCATATAGAAGCAGTATCCGATCTTACTTCAGAAGGTTTTTTGGCAGCTTTCAAACGTTTTGTTGCTAGACGAGGTCGTTGTATTCAGTTGTGGAGTGACAACGGCACCAATTTTGTAGGTGCTTCTAAGGAGTTGCGGAATTTGTTTGCAATTGAGAAATCCCAAATGCCAGTTGACATTGCATCATCACTGGCTAACAATGGTACAGAGTGGCGCTTTATTCCTCCTCATGCTCCAAATTTCGGTGGAGTGTGGGAAGCAGGCATAAAGAGCACTAAACATCATCTGCGTCGCGTAATCGGCGATTCTACTCTTACTTATGAAGAGCTGGCGACGGTCTTGGTGCAAATTGAGGCGTGTCTCAATTCGCGACCATTGTCCGTGGCTAGCTCCGACTCAGGTGATCCCAACCCGTTAACACCGGGTCATTTTTTAATAGGGGAGCCATTGATTATGGCTCcggataataattttgaatacgaGAAAATTTCCAATTTGCGTCGTTGGCAGTTAACCCAAAGGATGGTCCAGCATTTTTGGAAGCGTTGGTCCCAAGAGTGTCTAACCCAATTTTTTCAAAGGTACAAGTGGAAAGGCAAGGTTCCCGATATCAAGGTAGGAGACGTGGTCTTAGTTAAGGAGGACAATTTGCCTCCTGCGAAATGGATGTACGGATTGGTGGTAAAATTACATCCGGGTAATGATAAGGTGACACGTGTTGTCACATTGAGATATAGGGGTTCTCACATACAAAGACCGACTTCGAAACTATGTGTGTTGCCCGTTAGagaaacataaatgtaaaaaagaaaatatatatgtattatgttagACGTACATAAGTAAAGAATAATTGTTACTTTAAAGAGATGTATGTATTTGCTTCTATGTATTACTGTATTTTTTGCAcacttgtattttttgtattgtgaAGGACTATTCGTCCTTGGCGGGCGGTATGTCTAAACCGTTGGTTTAATAGTATAAGTTTTAGTATGGTTTAGTTCCATCATTTGATACTAGATGACGCTAGTTGTAGAAGCTGTGTTTTTGAATCGCGCTTGTGTTATTCTTTTGTAACTAGATATAAGCAAAATGGTACTGTAGTTCCGCAACCCTCTCAAATATACGGTCAGAGCGTTTTTGAGTGTTTTATTTCCGACTCTGGCTAGTATGTACTACATTGCTGGTGGtacattaggtacctactaggtttacaaaaaatatgtattgattaTCGTATAATTGATCttaaaggaataaaaaaatttcccaattataaagtttattcggaaatttgtaaagaatataaaaaaaaaaaaacttgaacaaacaaaaaaaaaagtgtaagAATATTTGGGTTAGAGTGAAATCCTaaacacaaaattaataacaacgCTGTTTATGTTCAATTCTATTGTTTTCCTTATCATAATAACACATCTTTATAATCATTGTTTAGCTTTAATACACACAAACCAGATTACTTTAAGataatctgtatttatctAATTTAATCTAAGGTAATTTTCAATTACAAGCTACTGTTTAAACTAttgtcttttatttaaatgtcgtTCTGCCTATCTACAAGATCAAATTTAGCTGCGTGCTATGTTCCGAATATTATACAAACCAAGTACCTACCaacctatttatattttaccgCCTTGGTATATAGTGGTTGACGCGTCACCGTGTGAGCGTAGTAGAtcatgggttcgattcccggtggaggcgaagaaaaaaatgtctcagtctggcaggacacagaaggctgatcacctacttgtccctaaagaaaatcgatcagtgaaacagatgtatgcataatccatctgccccttaccccaccaGGGGACGTGGGACTTTGCTTTTGTACTTGTGACCCACCTAACTAAACATTTTGTTACTTCCTTATGCTATGTCTTCCTACGTAATACGATGATTTTTTCATGATAAATAAAGGTGGATACCGAATAAACACGTAGGAAGGTATTACCTACTCATTCATGTTTTAAATGTTGatttttaccttatttttttgtataaaaagttcTACTTAGATTCGTATTTAACCTAcgttctatttctataaatctaaaaaaaaattatgttagtTTTGGAAGCGAAACAATATCCTTACAaataagtgaaaaaaaaaatagaaattagGACGCTCATTTCGTGGCCCAACCAAGGAACTCAACTTTTGAATTAATCATTAGTTCGTTAGGTCATTGTTAGGAATTAGACTTTGAAAGGTTTTCGGCGATTTCTTCAATTTGCCGAGTGGATTTGTCTGTTTTGAAATTAAGCTATTGTTCCCGCAACGAGACTGCAAAGTTGGGGATAAGttgtaaataacattaatatttattgaaatgaggTCTCGAGGTTTAAAAGAAGTAACTCGTCTTggagttaataataatgtactgTTTGAATTTAGATAGGTATTTCTTAATGTAGGTAACTCTATTTGATTGTTTGGTGGGCTCCTACGCCAGCccccctagacaagtggctttcgtttagcgtaacgtttgatagaatagattatgaatgtatataatgtaatgataatgaatgacataagctgtagataaatgtatcgacagcttacgtcaatctcatacattcataatctattctatcaaacgttacgctaatagaaagccacttcTCTAGGGGGGCAGATCCGTGTTACGGTTTATGATAAATTTGGTTAGGTACATCTTGAGGATCTTTGcggaagaaaaataaaagatataacTACATGTACCTTATAAATTAGAGGCagtataagtatataattcaGTTCAagctctttatatttttaaaagagaatatgttttaaataatgaataggTAGGGACATATTACGAATACAAACAGAATATGTATGTTATAACAGTGAACAATGTACATAAAAACTCAAtgattaacataatattataagcatgCATGCACTTACAATCTCAAACGCTTTTCACAGTAAAAACCAAAAAGACTACATACAACAACCCCCCCTCCAATTTACCGCCTCAATACCGGCCCAATGATTAATGATAGAAAATGATCACAAAGACCCTGTCAAGATTAATTAAAACCACTGTTCCCTAAATAGTTAGTTAGCCACAGAAGCCTTCAAAAGACTTAAAACCTATTGACATCTTACAAAACTGTTGATTCGCTAATTCAGCTTTTGTTTGGTGTATTTACGAGTAacttacctataatattaacaagCTTCATTCATTGCTTTATCTAacctttcaaataaaaatatcatcattGGATATGATGAATCCATTTAAAATCGTAACTTATATTCGTAACGTTCTTATATTTAAACCGGCTCATCACCtaccatcatcatcatcatcatcatcatcagtccATTATGTTCCATTATGTATCTACTATCTAAGAACCTAAATCGGAAAATTGTTCatctagttttatatttacagaACCGCTACAACACACAAAAATCTGTCAATTCGTTTCGGAGgagtttatttacaaacattcaGATTATAATGACGTAAAAGATCTTTGATGTTAGTCAATTTAAAGTCGGTAGCAAATGTGGGTGTATGACCCCATTTGAGAAAAAGCAAAACTCGACTGCACACAAACTCCCACGTTTGTTTATATTGCaagttttaatgttttatctatactaatattataaagctgaagagtttgtttgtttgtttgtttgtttgtttgaacgcgctaatctcgggaactactggtccgatttgaaaaattctttcggtgttagacagctcatttatcgaggaaggttataggctatatatcatcacgctccgaccaacaggggtggagccacgggggtgaaaccgcgcggagcagctagtacctatgatataagaattaattttaatttatggtaaaaataacatttgctGTTATACTTTATTACGTTAAGCAAGATAAAAAGATATAAGTCATTATTTAACATCAAAACTTAGCGTTAGGTTACCtacaaacataaacaatttatCAAAGACAATTCATATTGTAGAGAAGTGCGGTTATA from Colias croceus chromosome 3, ilColCroc2.1 harbors:
- the LOC123706034 gene encoding uncharacterized protein LOC123706034; translated protein: MVSLITESTVQALGLKKIPNKVRISGVGGVNVQLWPELSHLQLADPKYEVPNKIDLLLGAEVYAQVLEDGMIKGPPGCPLAQKTHLGWILSGHIQSEILDSETHQQPRVIVSMHAGCNEDELLKRFWEIEAEPCLASHKIMTIEEKACEDIFERTTKRDREGRYIVDLPFRPEEKHEFGDTRSVAVQRLRSLEKRFKNIELKNNYTQVLKEYLLLGHMEKVQEDSEETRRRSVWLPHHAVVRPDKSTTKTRVVFNASDRSANGISLNDTLMVGPRLQPELRHIIMRWRLHPICLIADIIKMYRQVKLKREHTDYHRIVWRDDNNEIQDYRLLTVTFGTSSAPYLAVKALQQVAVDEGGSYPLAAAKLKTDFYMDDLLTGCDSEKEALRLYEEMNELLSKGGFKLQKWSSNSMEVMEGFEGNIEQDRELKEDDVTKVVGLFWNRRTDDFSYRVQFLSASLPATKREIISEICRLYDPLGWIAPCIITAKIFIQKLWMTGFGWDDKLPSELISEWITYREELFQLTNFQIPRWVQTRSKDTVVELHGFSDASHAAYAAVVYIRCISEDKQIKTHLVAAKTKVAPIKQISLPRLELCGAMLVTKLLVEVAEVLNIPISQLHAWTDSTIVLAWLSDHPSRWKTFIANRTSEILNHLEPCKWSYIQSKENPADCASRGILPSELVDNNLWKYGPDWLSKIDIQYGKPLSICTKTDLEERKVKVHAATKENCEDIDIFLKFSSFTKLVRVVAYCRRFLKLKDPVETRTKFLPYLSAEELRDATMCCIRQHQLTWYPEEMKNLKQKNIIKKSKIDNLNPLIDELGIMRVGGRIENSYLKDSSKHPMIINGDSCLAKLIIADAHANTMHGGLQLTINYVRSTYWITKLKNLVRFHIHKCVRCIRNAAKFKTQLMGQLPACRVTPQKPFLYSGVDYAGPINIRVSKGRGHKSYKGYICLFVCMATRAVHIEAVSDLTSEGFLAAFKRFVARRGRCIQLWSDNGTNFVGASKELRNLFAIEKSQMPVDIASSLANNGTEWRFIPPHAPNFGGVWEAGIKSTKHHLRRVIGDSTLTYEELATVLVQIEACLNSRPLSVASSDSGDPNPLTPGHFLIGEPLIMAPDNNFEYEKISNLRRWQLTQRMVQHFWKRWSQECLTQFFQRYKWKGKVPDIKVGDVVLVKEDNLPPAKWMYGLVVKLHPGNDKVTRVVTLRYRGSHIQRPTSKLCVLPVRET